The following proteins come from a genomic window of Pseudomonadota bacterium:
- the tatC gene encoding twin-arginine translocase subunit TatC — translation MHLTDHLEELRKRLLVAIIAVAICTLAAYFFSEGLFRLLMVPLLAAMPAENGLIFTGLTETFFIYLKISLLAGFFMASPIVIYQIWSFTAPGLYAHEKKYVFPFVFFATFFFVGGALFGYYVVFPFGFKFFISFATDFIKPMPSVKEYFSFSVRLLFAFGIVFELPVVTAFLALLGLIKAQTLAAKRKYAILGAFVIAAILTPPDVVSQTMMALPVIVLYELSIWVAKICARKEQVED, via the coding sequence ATGCACCTTACGGATCATCTTGAAGAACTCCGGAAACGTCTCCTGGTTGCTATTATAGCCGTTGCTATTTGCACTCTCGCGGCCTACTTTTTCTCCGAGGGCCTTTTTCGGCTCTTGATGGTGCCATTACTGGCGGCCATGCCGGCTGAAAACGGGCTTATTTTTACGGGATTGACGGAAACCTTTTTTATTTATCTCAAGATTTCCTTGCTTGCCGGTTTTTTTATGGCTTCTCCGATTGTAATTTATCAGATCTGGAGTTTTACCGCACCAGGTTTGTATGCCCATGAAAAAAAGTATGTTTTCCCTTTTGTTTTTTTTGCCACGTTTTTTTTTGTGGGTGGCGCTCTCTTTGGTTATTATGTCGTTTTTCCTTTCGGGTTTAAATTTTTTATCAGTTTTGCTACTGATTTTATTAAGCCGATGCCGTCAGTCAAGGAATATTTTTCTTTCTCCGTGCGCCTTCTATTCGCTTTCGGAATCGTTTTTGAACTGCCGGTTGTAACCGCATTTCTGGCTTTATTGGGATTAATCAAGGCGCAGACGCTGGCGGCTAAAAGAAAATATGCAATTCTTGGGGCTTTTGTAATCGCGGCCATTTTAACCCCTCCGGACGTTGTCAGTCAGACAATGATGGCCCTCCCGGTTATTGTTCTATATGAGCTGAGTATCTGGGTCGCCAAAATCTGTGCTCGCAAAGAGCAAGTTGAGGATTAA